A single Dasypus novemcinctus isolate mDasNov1 chromosome 4, mDasNov1.1.hap2, whole genome shotgun sequence DNA region contains:
- the LOC139438847 gene encoding endogenous retrovirus group K member 8 Pro protein-like: MSPASQPRLTIKVNGKWMDGLLDTGAEVSCIPLSQAHDFPLTAGPIVVGATGQSSSQQAAEDLAWRDTDGWSGFFRPLVLKDIKQVLWGCDILHQSGAVLFTPQPLQSPQ, from the coding sequence ATGTCGCCCGCCTCACAACCGCGCCTCACCATCAaagtcaatggaaagtggatggacggcctcCTTGATACCGGCGCCGAAgtttcctgcatcccactctcccaagctcatgacttcccactcacagctGGGCCCATCGTCGTGGGCGCCACgggccagtcctcctcgcaacaggcggcCGAGGATCTTGCCTGGCGTGACACCGATGGAtggtcagggttcttccgtcccctggttctcaaggatatcaagcaagtcctttgggggtgcgacattcttcaccagtcaggcgccgtCCTTTTTACTCCGCAACCATTGCAgtccccccaatag
- the LOC139438846 gene encoding endogenous retrovirus group K member 8 Gag polyprotein-like encodes MPKPETVSVVSPYHASSHALEAPLWPTPRLGLRASSSAVPAPPSTPADPRPLRERAARHLAPEQGPPAVSGSRPVAAPRLFSRRSSKVRTPRYWPQAKVMGGRLSSRQAPQVRALAALLDTNQVKVSLRQLQKYWDLLLPFNPWLATCHLWSPDTYSRLIDRVTSSMEHDGRSFPPGLLPTLVAIRACLLGAPAPKDTYQISTGTAARLLDCDPDDENTPNSDTESLSEQLNADLERHPLPPPQNGELPPSSPPEDGESPPTNPQDGELPPSSSPEKERHEPSGKESASLYPPLPATPPSWCRPEERPPPSWYRQEERPPPSWCRPEEGPPPSWYRQEERPPPSWCRPEEGPPPSWYRQEERPPPSWCRLEDRPPPSCYKPENQPPPSQHTPAGKPPCCQPPPSYATSWQATNSWTPQHPRVLVQPTTHLFPLNPVPTAAHPQEWFPFTNDEMKMLRKAVKEDGVGSPYAQQLLEELGAQLVLPYDWISLARAILTPGQFIEWRAHFQAEAERQMANKARTGVNDHPDAYTGTGTFVDPALYRNVDPGFWQRLKTIALQAYRNVSTTRPTKITQLTQGKDEDFAAVTPRAGVWFAGLSWTDPSSAARPHLYQLSKPPHFATFVARVLEACQRKVRGEKAQLALAKDLIIEGSLEACRQIISTMRDKAIHDWVLACREIDPQAKTLANAFASAMAVSSGCFRCGETGHFAHDCPQPPTNQAPHLPPVSPPQGRARGPSTPCPQCGKGFHWARDCRSANPWQPLNSQRGKPQPRPQEATHQRNPKP; translated from the exons ATGCCCAAGCCAGAA ACTGTCTCCGTGGTCTCTCCTTACCACGCGTCCTCCCACGCCTTAGAAGCCCCGCTCTGGCCCACTCCTCGCCTGGGTCTTAGAGCATCATCGTCGGCCGTGCCAGCCCCTCCGTCTACCCCTGCTGACCCCCGACCCCTCAGGGAGCGAGCAGCCCGTCATCTGGCACCCGAACAGGGACCCCCCGCGGTGTCCGGTTCCCGCCCCGTTGCTGCCCCTCGTCTCTTCAGTCGCCGCTCTTCTAAGGTAAGGACCCCTCGTTACTGGCCCCAGGCGAAGGTCATGGGCGGGCGTCTATCCTCCCGTCAGGCGCCCCAAGTTAGGGCACTAGCTGCCTTACTTGATACGAACCAAGTTAAAGTCTCCTTGCgacagctccaaaagtactgggaccttctgttgccctttaatccgtggctagccacctgccacctttggagcccagacACTTACTCGCGTCTCATTGATCGCGTCACCTCCTCTATGGAGCATGATGGCAGGTCATTTCCCCCCGGCCTCCTGCCCACCCTCGTGGCCATCcgcgcctgcctccttggtgcgCCAGCCCCAAAGGACACTTACCAAATTTCCACCGGGACTGCTGCGCGGCTGCTCGACTGCGACCCTGATGATGAAAACACTCCCAACTCAGATACCGAGTCCTTATCCGAGCAGCTCAATGCCGATCTTGAGCGTCACCCTCTTCCACCGCCTCAAAATGGTGAACTTCCCCCCTCTTCTCCACCTGAAGACggagagtccccacccacaaatcctcaagatggcgaacttccgccttcttcctcgcccGAAAAAGAGAGGCATGAGCCTTCCGGTAAAGAGTCGGCCTctctctacccgcctcttcctgccacGCCGCCATCTTGGTGTAGACCGGAAGAGAGGCCGCCGCCATCTTGGTATAGACAGGAAGAGAGGCCGCCGCCATCTTGGTGTAGACCGGAAGAGGGGCCGCCGCCATCTTGGTATAGACAGGAAGAGAGGCCGCCGCCATCTTGGTGTAGACCGGAAGAGGGGCCGCCTCCATCTTGGTATAGACAGGAAGAGAGGCCACCACCATCTTGGTGTAGACTGGAAGATAGGCCTCCGCCATCTTGTTATAAACCGGAAAACCAACCGCCACCATCTCAGCACACGCCGGCAGGAAAGCCGCCATGTTGCCAACCACCGCCATCTTATGCAACTTCATGGCAGGCCACGAATTCCTGGACGCCCCAACATCCTCGTGTTCTCGTCCAGCCAACTACGCACCTCTTTCCCTTAAATCCGGTGCCCACTGCAGCGCACCCACAAGAATGGTTCCCATTTACCAACGACGAAATGAAAATGCTTCGAAAAGCCGTTAAAGAAGATGGAgttggcagcccttatgcacaACAGCTGTTAGAAGAACTAGGAGCCCAACTTGTCCTCCCATACGACTGGATCTCCTTAGCCCGAGCCATTCTTACACCAGGCCAATTCATTGAATGGAGAGCACACTTCCAAGCCGAAGCAGAAAGGCAAATGGCCAACAAAGCTCGCACAGGTGTTAATGACCATCCGGATGCCTACACCGGTACCGGCACCTTTGTCGATCCAGCGCTGTACCGTAATGTCGACCCAGGATTCTGGCAACGACTGAAAACTATCGCCTTGCAAGCTTATCGAAATGTTTCCACTACGCGTCCTACTAAAATCACCCAACTCACTCAGGGCAAAGATGAGGACTttgctgcggtcacccctcgggctggagtgtggtttgctggcctg agctggactgacccctcgtccgcagccagaccccacctctaccaactgagcaagccgccgcactttgCCACCTTTGTGGCCCGCGTTCTTGAAGCCTGTCAACGTAAAGTTCGCGGGGAAAAAGCCCAACTTGCCCTTGCAAAAGATCTCATCATAGAGGGCAGCCTTGAAGCCTGCCGCCAAATCATCTCAACTATGCGAGACAAAGCCATCCATGACTGGGTTCTTGCATGCCGCGAAATAGACCCACAGGCCAAAACATTAGCCAATGCCTTTGCATCAGCTATGGCAGTCTCGTCCGGATGCTtccgatgtggagagacaggtcaCTTCGCCCACGACTGTCCTCAACCACCAACAAACCAAGCGCCTCATCTGCCGCCTGTATCTCCTCCTCAAGGCCGTGCAAGAGGACCTTCTACCCCGTGCCCGCAATGCGGAAAAGGATTTCACTGGGCTCGTGACTGCCGCTCAGCAAACCCTTGGcaacctttaaactcccagcggggcaagcctcagccccgcccccaagaggccacccaTCAGAGAAACCCCAAGCCTTGA